In Cicer arietinum cultivar CDC Frontier isolate Library 1 chromosome 7, Cicar.CDCFrontier_v2.0, whole genome shotgun sequence, the genomic window TACAAAATTCAAAAGTGTTACATGTAATATTTGGTTTCAGTTTTTTATGCCACATTTTTGTTTAACAGGATAGAGTTGGAAGTTTGAATGGTGGTGTAGAGTTTCTTGAGCTATGTGGTTTTGAGAGAATGGACGACTTTTTGTATCTTCCTAGTGAAAAGGTTGACATGGAACTACTAAGTTCAGCTGGTTCTGTCTTAAATTCTGCAATCACAAATCCTTTCTTTGGACTTTTAAGTATTTAATTCATAgttaagtttaaatatttaactcatAATCAATTTAGTTTGGAAAGTGGATTGTTGCATAAGGCAAAGGCATATAATGTTAAATGTTAAGCACGAGAAAGaatgcaaattttatttatttatttaacatcaCATTTCGTTTTTAATTTGGTAGATTTTGAATTGAATACGgaaattctttttaatttgttgaTCATTGACCTTCGTTGCTTTTGTTTCTATTCGTCACTAATTTTTTTGCGACGATcgctttaaaagaaaaatgcttCTACTCATCGATGTCATTTATTGTAAAATCAAAGGTTCAAATTATGATTCTACTCATCCTGTCATTTGAGAAAAATGCTAACTCCTAGAATgcaataattaagaaaaatgctTCTACTCATCGATGTCATTTGAGTTAGTAGCCATTTATTGAAAAATCAAAGGTtcaaattatgattaattaagaAATTGGTTAAATATCAACTCGTactaatttttaatcaataactATTAAACTTTTTCTCTCAAGTGAATCCCCTATTTCTAGAAGGGTCAAAATAAGTGTaacaaattaaaccaaatattcTGAACATAAGAACTAATAGTTAATACATGTTGCAACAAAATACTTATTTTTGTTTGAGATCCCATAACATTATAACTCCAAATTAAGTTGAGTAATTTTGGGAGGATAGCCTCATAAGAAATTTTCCTATATGTTTGGTTTGGGAGGATAGCCGTGTTTGCCAGGTGGTAGAGTTAACATTACGCCACTCGAGGCATCCAAAAAAAGCTCTTAGTTTGGACAAAATGGGAAATTTCAAGTTTGCACTCAAGTGTTCAAACCTTGGACAAATTAAAAGGCAAACTCCTTTGAAATCCATTAATAACTAAGTACAATTAAGAAATTTAGGAGATTGAAGGGTTTTGCCAAATAAACTACAAAACTAATCTGATTCatgtcttaaaaaaaataggGGAAGTAAGacaagaaaaatgaaaatagtcAAAGAAACATGCTATTACACTTAGTTTTGAGATACTAATCAATCTTCCCCCATTGTCCGTAAGCAGCAGGTCCAGGTTCATCCAGCGAAGAACGTCAATTTCAACACTGAATGTTTAGACTTTTGAATCCAAAGCTAAAAGTATCTTCTTTCTTGGCCCCTGGAACCGGTAAAGCATAATCATAAtgtgtttttaacaaaatatagagTATTACCAAATGGATGACAGATCGAACCTAAGAGCGTGCTTATCCGGCAGCACTACTGTAAACTAGAGTTTAATAACTACACGTCCacaaaataaatgtatatacACAATGTCTAGTAATGTTTGACCATCTTATCACATCATAACATTACTTTATGAAACATGTTTACCTTGTGACATGATGGTGAAGTATGATGGAATATCTATGTAGAAGTTGTTTTCACTGTCAACATCTAGTTACtaaactcaaaaataacaaaaaaggaACTTTAAAAACATGATATTTTGGGGACAGTTTTGCAAACCAAAAATCAAATTACctgttaaacttaaaaatattaacaaagaaaaaagaaagaaaaaaatagaacacaAGCTCAATACTAGCTTGATGCATACCATTGGTATACTCATAGCCTTGAGGTCCTCATCAGTCATATGTTTGAGAGCTGTCATATCAAcctgaaaagaaaaagaaaagaaaaaaaaaaacaggttTTACATAGAATATTAACTCTTGACAATCAAATTAAAACCCAGTTATGATAATGAACTTTCTCTAATGGGGGGAAAAAGATAAAAGGAGTATGACATACTTCTTCAGCCTGAAAAGTTATGAGATACTTTTCGAGACCCAAGGACAGCAAAAATTCATCCACTGATGTATCAtcctgtaaaataaaaaaatagaatttatattcttttaattttcttttatttatttagtatagagagatttggtaaaaaaaaatatggaaagTGAGTTTTCCCTATTATGAACATAAATTAGCAAAGTTTCATCTATTaaggagaaaataaaaatttataaaataaatacacatatattttggaaatatatTAGATTGAACATAAAATAACTATCAACAAGCACACCAACAGCCTAACACCTGAAACTACTACTTTCTTGATGTTGATTTGAAGGGTACTATTCACATCCACAAGTATAGGAACCAGCTCTATTGTATACATTTGAACCAACTATGTATGTATACACTCGAACAGAACTATATTTGACATAGgttgaattgtatttaattCAATAATGTATTAGTTTTGAACTTATTGCATTCTAGGAGTTAGCATATTGGGGACATCATACTCAACTGAAGTTCGATGGACTTATTTTGGAAGAAAATGCTTCTAATAATGGTTCATATATAAATCTTCACAGTATACCTTTGTCTATGCATGCTTTGCACTcaagtaattttaaaaattatttgtactCCATTACCAGAATGGAGCCTTAGCATAAGGGTTGGAGTTGTTGCCAGGAGACTAGAAGGTCAAATGTTCGAGTCCTCAAGAAAATATAAGGTAAGGTGTCTATAATAGATCCACAATGGATCAGACTCCTCCTTAGACCCTACATGGCAGGTGCGTTGTATCATTAGGTTGCACTTTATTTGTACTCCATAACCCAACTCATTGCATTATAGTATACTATAGCTTACCATCAATATACCCTCTATAAGCACTAAATGAGAAGAAATCTAAATGGATTCTTCACGCTCAATTCTTCAATTTGCGTATCTCAAGATATAACTTGTTTGACATGAAATACAATAGCACACTTACATGTAAAAGAAAAAGGGACAATGGAACATGATGTGGACTAAGACTGACATCACATACCACAAGAAATAGGTTTAAGTGGACTACTTAAAAAAGTTACAACAATAGGACCTTTACCTTCCGTGCCCTTTTAGGAGCTGGGTTAGCAGGTCTTTTGACTGCAGGAGCCTCAACACCAGCACTTTTACTGCTCGGTTTAGCAATCACTTTTGACTTTGGTGGATCGGTATTTTTAGGCTGTGAATTCATTGTCCCTGATAGTCTTTCACGAAGATCCCGGATGTTTGGAGCAGAACTCTTTCCACTTTGGGTATCAGGTTGAAGACCTTTCTTTTGAAGCTTAACACGGAGATCTTGACGAGTAACTTTGCGATCTTCACAAGCCATTAACAAACAGTCAAAACCCATAAAAAAAGAACTATTGACATCCAACAACAGTGGTAACTTATACTTGCATATGAGAATAACAGAATCAGTCCATACTAGTGATCCAGGGTTCATCATCATTGAATAGATCATGTTCCCACTTGTCATCTTGCCTCTGCCTGccaaaaaaataagtatatctTCATGTTTGATGTCAATAGGCATTCAAAGATCCAAGATGAACTTGCTATAGGCATCTAGTCCTCGAAGCTGTTACGAGCAACCGATCAAGTGGAATATACTAGACCCAACAAACAGATGAATGAACGAGACTTGGTTTCAACTTGTCATTTGTCAAAATTACAAATCGAAGACATTAAATGCATGTTCTACCTACAATGTTTATACCAATGGAAATGACCTGATAATATATGGTGCTACAGAATATCTTCAGATTATGCAACAAAAGTGTTAGATCTGTGCAACAGGAGATAATATAGCTGTACCCAGAATGCAGTGTAAAACTTGCGGAATGAACTAATttatatatctaataaaaaCTAAGGGATGGTcaagtaaacaacaaaatattttctttattctgTGTGTATAAATGCAAAAGAATGCAGCCGACCAATGATGTCAATCAATCCCAATGCCCAATTTTCTATGGTAGCCTATGAACATGTCTATGTAAAAAGCAAActgaataaatgaaaaaatgtcaCATATCTGAAATCTGACATTACTAGTACAGAATGAACTGATTCATGCAGTATTTTGCAACCATGTCAGCCCATCATTGAACTTCAGCATCACTTAACAGAAGCTAATATTTTCCAGATTAGTGATAGATACTGTcataaatattcataataaattCTATGTGAGGAAAAAATACAGCGGAATCAGTGGGTTTGTGGCTCGTATGAGCAAGAAGGAAAATGAATAGAAGATGTCATGTATCTACCAAGACACTAGGAAGTAGGAGTAAGAGAAACAAGGAAGGTATGAATTTAGTTGGATAAAATGCTTTTAGAAATCGGCAGTGGGACAAAGAGAATGAAGGAACTGGCTAGAGAAGAGATATTGGGTGGATTTGACCTTTCCAACGCATATTGGTAAGGTCAGCTGCTCCTAAGAGTGGTATCCTCTGGGAGTCACAGATAATCTGTTTACCATTGGGGTTGGGTTAGAAAGTGGTcgaatttaaaagaaaaagaatgataATGAGAAAGACAGAGTGTTATCTCTAAAGTGTATAATTTGTATTCAATAAATTAACAGAACGTGTAATCCTCATCACTGGAAGCTAGTTTGAATAAATTTTCCAATACACTCTTAAGGCTTACTGAGTCTTCTAGCTGAAAAATAACATCTGGCATATATTGAGATCCGCTTCAGTAACTCAATCAACTTTTTCAAAAGTTCACTCATCTAGTTCTCCATGAACACCTACAAGTATAACTTGTATTCAAAAGCTCCCTCAGCTTCCTATTCTTCGTATCTGTGTCTTGTGAGGTCTCTCAGACGCTCTGTCTAACTTCTCCCATAAGCAAATCCATACTAGTAACCTACTCTCGTAAATTATTCAAACTAGCTTGGTAGGCAACCCATAACCCCAACGTTACCTCCACCCCCAGGTCTAGCTATATTCGTCCTATGAAAAGTGTAAACTCACTCCAAAGTCCAAATCTGGCACTGTTGTTAAGTCCCGCCTTCGGCTACATCTTATTTTGTTGCTTACTCACTAACATGGAACTCACTATTCACTAGTGTTAAACAGGCCCTATACTTCAGTGGAAAGCTGCTAGGAAATCATATCTTGATGCTTTGTGCCCCGTAGGTAGCTTGGTTGATAAGCTAAGGGACACCAAAGGAGTATTAAGAAGGAGGTCTCGTGTTCAAAACTCGAGAAACTAACATAAACACTAACTTCTAACATTTTCCTATCAAAAAAAATGTTGATGCTTTTTTGCCCAATCAAACTTGGTCTTTAGCCCCTCCAACTTCTGGCAGAACTGCAATTGGCTATACATGGGTGTTTCAGGTTAAGGAAAACCTAGATAATTGATTAAGTATAAAGCCTGTCTGGTGTCTAACGGTTTCCATCAACAGCCAAGATATAATTACACAAGAGACAttctcttcagcattcacaaaCTTGTGACAGTTCAGATTATTCTCACCTTGGCCCCTCACTAACGGTTGGTGTATTTACCAGCTGGATGTGAAAATACTGCACTTATACCACTCTCACTTCTATcttcaattatttaaattttgaaaaatatccccaaaaaatattaaatatcaactaaacatgtttttttttaatacaacaaTGACAATAAGGTTTGAACACAAAAACCTCCTCACCCCTCCCTCAATCCTAGTGGCTTAACCAAACAAGTTTTTGAATATTTACCTAAAACTAACATTTCTTTCTTTGGTCCTGCGTAGGTAGCTCAGTTGGTGAGCTAAGAGACACCCGAAGGAGTTTAAGAAGGAGGCCCTGGACTCAAACCCGGGAAACTAACATGACAACTAATTTACTAACAAATGCctgtaaacaaaattatttctttGTAATCATATACCTTGAAAA contains:
- the LOC101497137 gene encoding uncharacterized protein, coding for MYADRVESGTRRSVKERLDGNSVTVSSRQQRQVTGKRQRQDDKWEHDLFNDDEPWITNRKVTRQDLRVKLQKKGLQPDTQSGKSSAPNIRDLRERLSGTMNSQPKNTDPPKSKVIAKPSSKSAGVEAPAVKRPANPAPKRARKDDTSVDEFLLSLGLEKYLITFQAEEVDMTALKHMTDEDLKAMSIPMGPRKKILLALDSKV